In Meiothermus ruber DSM 1279, the following proteins share a genomic window:
- a CDS encoding GNAT family N-acetyltransferase: MTFDSRPYRPADLEPLTAFVIECWRRTPTPSELMCPGDFVWGVLQNASYKPEEGIRIWEQGGAVVGFVLQKRAKFDLYMAPWLSPEERSELLRAMVTHAETHALGLDPTARVSTSAARSNLETIQTLQALGYAQSPFMMYFLERPLDKDIPPPRLPEGFVVRHLEPHEMGERVDIHLEVWHPSRFSMQSYLNIRSAPLYRPDLDLVTVSPEGRFASYCIIWYDPVNRIGEFEPVGTRPTFEGRGLGRAVLTEGFRRLKALGAKTACVACEPDTLEFYQSAGFTEVNQWLDFSKTL, from the coding sequence ATGACCTTCGACTCGAGACCTTACAGGCCTGCCGACTTAGAGCCGCTGACCGCCTTCGTGATCGAGTGCTGGCGCCGCACCCCCACACCCAGCGAGCTTATGTGCCCCGGCGACTTTGTCTGGGGCGTGCTTCAAAATGCCAGCTACAAACCCGAGGAGGGGATTCGCATTTGGGAACAGGGCGGCGCGGTGGTGGGCTTCGTGCTCCAGAAGCGAGCCAAGTTCGACCTCTACATGGCCCCGTGGCTCTCGCCGGAGGAACGGTCAGAGTTGCTTCGAGCGATGGTCACCCACGCCGAGACACACGCCCTTGGTCTCGATCCCACGGCTAGGGTCAGCACCAGCGCGGCCCGCAGCAACCTCGAGACCATCCAGACCCTACAAGCCCTCGGGTACGCCCAGAGCCCCTTCATGATGTACTTCCTCGAGCGCCCGCTGGACAAGGACATCCCCCCACCCAGGCTGCCCGAGGGCTTCGTGGTGCGCCACCTCGAGCCACATGAAATGGGGGAGCGGGTGGACATCCACCTCGAGGTCTGGCACCCTTCGCGGTTTTCCATGCAGAGTTACCTCAACATCCGCTCCGCCCCCCTCTACCGCCCCGACTTGGATCTGGTGACGGTCAGCCCCGAAGGCCGATTCGCCTCGTACTGCATCATCTGGTACGACCCGGTTAATAGGATCGGAGAGTTCGAGCCGGTGGGCACCCGCCCGACCTTCGAGGGCAGGGGCTTGGGGCGGGCGGTGCTGACCGAAGGTTTCCGCCGCCTGAAGGCGCTGGGGGCAAAGACCGCTTGCGTCGCCTGCGAGCCAGATACTTTAGAGTTCTACCAGTCCGCCGGATTCACCGAGGTCAACCAATGGCTAGACTTCAGCAAGACGCTTTGA
- a CDS encoding carbohydrate ABC transporter permease, with the protein MKRLSTFLIYLLLTLGSLVMFFPFVWMFLTSLKPFAEIFELRLLPQAPTLDNYREVLFDTQFPRWFLNSLIVAIITTASVLFFDSLVGYTLAKLRFPGKGFIFVLILSTLMVPTEMLIIPWYVMSTEYGWSNTYWGLLFPGLISAFGVFLMRQFFDTLPTDLLDAGRIDGLSEFGVFWRIAFPLVRPALAALGIFTFLGNWNAFLWPLIVVQTADMRTVPVGVALFSSEAGTAWNLIMAASSLAVLPVLLVFLFFQRQIIEGVVLTGVKG; encoded by the coding sequence ATGAAACGCCTGTCTACCTTCCTAATCTATCTCCTGCTGACCCTGGGCAGCCTGGTGATGTTCTTTCCGTTTGTGTGGATGTTCCTGACCTCCCTCAAACCCTTCGCCGAGATTTTCGAGCTCCGGCTGCTGCCCCAGGCCCCCACCCTGGACAACTACCGCGAGGTGCTGTTCGATACGCAGTTCCCCCGCTGGTTCCTGAATAGTCTGATTGTGGCGATCATCACCACGGCCTCGGTGCTGTTCTTCGACTCGCTGGTGGGTTACACCCTGGCCAAGCTGCGCTTCCCCGGCAAGGGGTTTATCTTCGTGCTAATCCTTTCGACCCTGATGGTGCCCACCGAGATGCTGATCATCCCCTGGTATGTGATGAGCACCGAGTACGGCTGGAGCAACACCTACTGGGGTCTGCTCTTTCCGGGCCTCATCAGTGCGTTTGGGGTGTTTCTGATGCGGCAGTTTTTCGATACCCTGCCCACCGACCTGCTGGATGCCGGGCGAATAGACGGGCTGAGCGAGTTTGGGGTGTTCTGGCGCATCGCCTTCCCGCTGGTGCGTCCGGCCCTGGCGGCTTTGGGCATCTTTACCTTTCTGGGCAACTGGAACGCCTTTTTGTGGCCCCTGATTGTGGTGCAAACCGCTGATATGCGCACCGTACCGGTGGGGGTGGCGCTGTTTTCAAGCGAGGCCGGCACCGCCTGGAACCTGATTATGGCGGCCAGCAGCCTGGCGGTGCTGCCGGTGTTGCTGGTCTTCCTATTCTTCCAGCGGCAGATTATCGAGGGCGTGGTACTGACCGGGGTCAAGGGCTAG
- a CDS encoding extracellular solute-binding protein: MRKALFILTVLLGAALAQGQVTITYWQYDFKSKVEAVNELIKKFEAANPGIKVLHQTFPFDAYQQKVASSIPAGQGPDVVNLFYGWLPTWVKAGYLQPLPAEYTRVLDNEFSSLAQAAKVGGRLYGMPTAVRSLALFYNRDLLNAAGFKNPPKTWDEFLSIAAKLTVKDGNRFSQLGYAMAPDGQDHHLVREVLVRQFGGRPYSDDGRRVLYGDAAGLRAFTFYTDWFKKYNVGTLGNQFFPGNNAYRDAFIAGRVGMIVDGSFAIGTIRSGAKFNWGVAELPVEKVGGRKVNYGSFWMHGLTPLATGPKLAASLKFLEFLVSEETQRYWLEKVGELPARKSLIKDPKLTLDRIFGPFVLSLSYAKATPFVDEIGQRKVMTDAINRVLLENRDPAESWRIAAAEEQKLLDAFWK, encoded by the coding sequence ATGCGAAAAGCCTTGTTCATCCTGACCGTTTTGCTGGGAGCGGCACTGGCCCAGGGTCAGGTCACCATCACCTACTGGCAGTACGACTTCAAAAGCAAGGTCGAGGCGGTGAATGAGCTGATCAAAAAATTCGAGGCCGCCAACCCCGGCATCAAGGTGCTGCATCAGACCTTCCCCTTCGACGCCTATCAGCAAAAGGTGGCTTCCTCGATTCCCGCGGGCCAGGGACCGGATGTGGTCAACCTGTTTTATGGCTGGCTGCCCACCTGGGTCAAGGCCGGGTATCTGCAACCCCTGCCCGCCGAGTACACCAGGGTGCTGGACAACGAGTTCTCGAGCCTGGCCCAGGCCGCCAAGGTAGGGGGCAGGCTCTACGGCATGCCCACCGCGGTGCGTTCGCTGGCCCTGTTCTACAACCGCGACCTCTTGAACGCCGCCGGCTTCAAGAACCCCCCCAAAACCTGGGACGAGTTCCTGAGCATCGCAGCCAAACTCACCGTTAAGGACGGCAACCGGTTCAGCCAGCTGGGCTACGCCATGGCCCCCGACGGGCAGGATCACCACCTGGTACGCGAGGTACTGGTTCGGCAGTTTGGCGGGCGGCCCTACTCCGACGACGGGCGCCGGGTGCTCTACGGCGATGCCGCCGGCCTCAGGGCCTTCACCTTCTACACCGACTGGTTCAAAAAGTACAACGTGGGCACCCTGGGCAACCAGTTCTTCCCCGGCAACAACGCCTACCGCGACGCCTTTATCGCCGGCCGGGTGGGCATGATTGTTGACGGCTCATTCGCCATCGGCACCATCCGCAGCGGGGCCAAGTTCAACTGGGGGGTGGCCGAGCTGCCCGTAGAAAAAGTTGGCGGTCGCAAGGTAAACTACGGCTCCTTCTGGATGCACGGCCTGACCCCCCTGGCCACCGGGCCCAAGCTGGCGGCCTCGCTCAAGTTTCTGGAGTTTTTAGTCTCCGAGGAAACCCAGCGCTACTGGCTCGAGAAGGTGGGTGAGCTGCCGGCCCGCAAGAGCCTGATCAAAGACCCCAAGCTCACGCTGGACAGGATCTTTGGCCCCTTCGTGCTCTCGCTGTCCTATGCCAAGGCCACGCCTTTTGTGGATGAAATTGGGCAGCGCAAGGTCATGACCGATGCCATCAACCGGGTGCTCCTGGAGAACAGAGACCCCGCAGAGTCCTGGCGCATAGCCGCCGCCGAGGAGCAGAAGCTGCTGGATGCCTTCTGGAAGTAG
- a CDS encoding carbohydrate ABC transporter permease, whose product MRPSEPARRGVSLAHREALWALAFLIVPLAFFLFIRIWPAFQALWLSLFDWHADPSQRPFVGLEHYHQMLDDRLLLKALQNTLAYTLLGVPLQLLLGLCIALLLNAVTRFRDVFRAIYFAPYVTPAAAIAWVFSWMLSPNFGIVNEILGVFGIPPQPFLTSPSQALATVTMVVVWQNLGFQVVLFLAGLQNIPRDYYEAARIDGANNWQLFRHITLPLLNPVMVFSAVIGTIGFLQLFTQVVNLNFTDQGGPLGSTLTLALYIYQQAFARFDLGYAAAITVLLFVIILVITLVQLRLLSRRVEY is encoded by the coding sequence ATGAGACCGTCTGAACCCGCCCGACGCGGCGTCTCGCTGGCCCACCGTGAGGCGCTCTGGGCCCTGGCCTTCTTAATCGTCCCGCTGGCCTTTTTCCTGTTTATCCGCATCTGGCCAGCCTTCCAGGCTTTGTGGCTCTCGCTCTTCGACTGGCACGCCGACCCCAGCCAACGGCCTTTTGTGGGCCTCGAGCACTACCATCAGATGCTGGACGACCGGCTCCTGCTCAAAGCCCTGCAAAACACACTGGCCTACACCCTGCTGGGCGTTCCGCTGCAGCTCCTGCTAGGGCTTTGCATCGCCCTCTTGCTCAACGCGGTGACGCGCTTTCGGGACGTGTTCCGGGCCATCTACTTTGCGCCCTACGTCACCCCTGCGGCTGCCATCGCCTGGGTGTTTAGCTGGATGCTATCACCCAACTTTGGCATCGTTAACGAGATTCTGGGGGTGTTTGGTATCCCGCCCCAGCCCTTCCTGACCAGCCCCTCCCAGGCCCTGGCCACAGTGACGATGGTGGTGGTGTGGCAAAACCTGGGTTTTCAGGTGGTGCTGTTTCTGGCGGGTCTGCAAAACATCCCCCGCGACTACTACGAGGCCGCTCGGATTGACGGGGCCAATAACTGGCAGCTCTTCCGCCACATCACCCTTCCGCTTTTGAACCCGGTGATGGTCTTCTCGGCGGTAATCGGCACCATCGGCTTTTTGCAGCTGTTCACCCAGGTGGTCAACCTCAACTTCACCGACCAGGGCGGGCCGCTGGGCTCCACGCTCACCCTGGCTCTGTACATCTACCAGCAAGCCTTTGCCCGGTTTGACCTGGGCTATGCTGCCGCCATCACGGTGCTGCTGTTCGTGATTATCCTGGTCATCACCCTGGTGCAACTGCGGCTGCTGTCGCGACGGGTGGAGTACTGA
- a CDS encoding GNAT family N-acetyltransferase, with protein MKLKSLGLRTELMLRSFESHIEVKPSYIVVRTPQNPTYRWGNYLIFQAPPEPGDLQRWKQIFHDELGLLNHFVFTWDFVNGEQGAAQEFLEAGFWLEQTVVQTTQKVHPPRTLNTHCQCRAFHSDTDWAQWLEMALIQNAALPAEEREGEGYEIFLKHKAAEYRRMIAAGWGNWFGAFVGGQLAASMGLFAKDGLGRFQSVDTHPDFRRQGLAGTLLYHVAQYGFGELGAKDLVILADLHYFAKDLYTSVGFRPTEHLVALEWALA; from the coding sequence ATGAAGCTAAAATCACTGGGCCTCCGCACCGAGCTGATGCTGCGTAGTTTCGAGAGCCATATCGAAGTCAAGCCCAGCTACATCGTGGTGCGCACTCCGCAAAACCCCACCTACCGCTGGGGCAACTACCTGATTTTCCAAGCGCCGCCCGAACCCGGCGATTTGCAACGCTGGAAGCAGATTTTTCACGATGAGTTGGGCTTGCTGAACCACTTTGTGTTTACCTGGGATTTTGTGAACGGTGAACAAGGGGCAGCGCAGGAATTCCTCGAGGCGGGTTTCTGGTTGGAACAAACCGTGGTACAAACAACGCAGAAGGTTCATCCCCCCCGCACCCTAAACACCCATTGCCAGTGCCGCGCCTTCCATTCGGACACCGACTGGGCGCAGTGGCTGGAAATGGCGCTGATCCAAAACGCCGCCCTGCCTGCCGAAGAACGTGAGGGCGAAGGGTATGAAATCTTTCTGAAGCACAAAGCTGCCGAGTACCGACGCATGATTGCCGCAGGTTGGGGAAACTGGTTCGGGGCGTTTGTGGGTGGGCAACTGGCAGCTTCGATGGGGTTATTTGCCAAAGACGGGCTGGGGCGTTTTCAGAGCGTGGACACCCATCCCGACTTTCGCCGCCAGGGGCTGGCTGGAACCCTGCTATACCACGTTGCCCAATACGGCTTTGGTGAGCTGGGTGCAAAAGACTTGGTGATCCTGGCCGACCTGCACTACTTCGCCAAAGACCTCTACACCTCGGTGGGGTTCCGACCCACCGAACATCTGGTCGCCCTCGAGTGGGCCTTGGCATAA
- a CDS encoding TCR/Tet family MFS transporter, producing the protein MSKSASIPFILISVLINVMGLGLVIPVLPKLIETLAGGVEAGARLNGLFFAVYAVMQFAFGPILGMLSDRYGRRPVLLASLVGTAVDYLIAALTQSIWVLFAARVIAGALGASLSTANAYIADISKPEERARNFGLIGATFGMGFVLGPVLGGLLGNIDLRLPFYFAAGLAFLNFLYGYFVLPESLKPENRNTQARSLNPFVALGILRKTPILRGLSLSLALIFLAFGSLQSVWVLYTAYKFGWEPLEVGFSLFLVGLGGVIVQAGLVRPVVAHLGERRALTLAQSMGLFSFTLYGLATQGWMMYAIIALAALSNLGQPLIQSFLTREVSPQEQGTLQGALAGLQSLTVAVGGLLGGFLFSVVARPEVAPWLVGLPFFVGALLYATAAANTARLFRGLRGS; encoded by the coding sequence ATGTCGAAGAGCGCCTCTATTCCCTTCATCCTGATTTCGGTACTTATCAACGTGATGGGCCTGGGTCTGGTCATTCCGGTCTTGCCCAAGCTCATCGAGACCCTGGCCGGCGGCGTGGAGGCCGGGGCCCGGCTCAATGGCCTGTTTTTTGCGGTGTACGCCGTAATGCAATTCGCCTTTGGCCCCATCCTGGGCATGCTCTCCGACCGCTACGGGCGCCGCCCGGTGCTGCTGGCCTCGCTGGTGGGCACCGCCGTGGATTACTTGATTGCCGCCCTCACCCAGTCCATCTGGGTGCTGTTTGCGGCGCGGGTGATTGCCGGGGCATTGGGGGCCAGCCTCTCGACCGCCAACGCCTACATTGCCGATATTTCCAAACCCGAAGAGCGGGCCCGCAACTTTGGCCTGATTGGGGCTACCTTTGGGATGGGTTTCGTGCTGGGGCCGGTGCTGGGCGGGCTACTGGGCAACATTGACCTGCGCCTGCCTTTCTACTTTGCGGCGGGACTGGCCTTCCTCAACTTTTTGTATGGCTACTTTGTGCTGCCCGAGTCGCTCAAGCCGGAAAACCGCAACACCCAGGCCCGCTCGCTCAACCCGTTTGTGGCCCTGGGGATCTTGCGCAAGACCCCCATCCTGCGGGGGTTATCCCTGAGCCTCGCGCTCATCTTTCTGGCCTTCGGGTCTTTGCAGAGTGTGTGGGTGCTGTACACCGCCTACAAGTTTGGCTGGGAGCCGCTCGAGGTGGGCTTCTCGCTGTTTCTGGTGGGCTTGGGCGGGGTGATTGTCCAGGCCGGGCTGGTTCGGCCCGTGGTGGCCCACCTGGGGGAGCGCCGGGCCCTGACCCTGGCCCAGAGCATGGGGCTGTTCTCCTTCACCTTGTACGGCCTGGCCACCCAGGGCTGGATGATGTACGCCATCATCGCCCTGGCCGCCCTGAGCAACCTGGGCCAGCCCCTCATTCAGTCCTTCCTGACCCGCGAGGTCTCGCCGCAGGAGCAGGGCACCCTGCAAGGGGCGCTGGCCGGGCTGCAAAGCCTGACGGTGGCGGTGGGCGGTCTTTTGGGTGGGTTCCTCTTTTCGGTGGTGGCGAGGCCCGAGGTGGCCCCCTGGCTGGTGGGGCTGCCTTTTTTTGTGGGGGCCCTGCTCTACGCCACGGCGGCGGCCAACACCGCCCGGCTGTTTCGCGGCCTGCGAGGCAGTTAG
- the tsaE gene encoding tRNA (adenosine(37)-N6)-threonylcarbamoyltransferase complex ATPase subunit type 1 TsaE: MLLKHLEDTRSVAHRLAHSLPEGALVLLTGPMGAGKTTLVQFIAQALGFRGEVTSPTYTLIHEYPSPQGLIVHIDAYRMADQEELFNLGLEDYLPEARLVLIEWGKPEVFPDSLEIRLTPTEHGRRLELIPHGRASLPKLA; this comes from the coding sequence GTGCTGCTGAAGCATCTGGAAGACACCCGTTCGGTTGCCCACCGGCTCGCACACAGCCTGCCCGAAGGGGCGCTGGTGCTGCTTACGGGGCCTATGGGCGCGGGCAAAACCACCCTGGTGCAGTTCATCGCCCAGGCCCTGGGGTTTCGGGGCGAGGTGACCAGCCCCACCTACACCCTGATTCACGAATACCCCAGCCCGCAGGGCCTGATCGTGCACATTGATGCCTACCGCATGGCCGACCAGGAGGAGCTTTTTAATCTGGGCCTCGAGGACTACCTGCCCGAGGCCCGCCTGGTGTTGATCGAGTGGGGGAAGCCCGAGGTGTTTCCGGACAGCCTGGAGATCCGCCTGACCCCTACCGAGCACGGGCGGAGGCTCGAGCTCATCCCCCACGGCCGCGCATCACTTCCGAAGCTGGCCTGA
- a CDS encoding chromate transporter — MAVGETLEVFLAFLRFGVLSFGGGMANLPEMARVIIGNGWVTRQEFADGFALGQFVPGPNMLAVLFYGLSAAGLGGALAAALGMFLPGAVGAMWLVWGWAWMSRAQWSRALRKALVPISMGLGASMVLVLVQLSVDSLFWGLGVLLACYLIYRGVSVVIVIAGGGLLGLLTGLL, encoded by the coding sequence ATGGCCGTGGGTGAAACCCTCGAGGTCTTCCTGGCCTTCCTGCGCTTTGGGGTGCTTAGTTTTGGCGGAGGCATGGCCAACCTGCCCGAGATGGCCCGCGTCATCATCGGCAACGGCTGGGTCACCCGGCAGGAGTTTGCCGATGGCTTTGCCCTGGGGCAGTTTGTACCGGGGCCCAATATGCTGGCGGTGCTGTTCTATGGCCTGAGCGCTGCGGGGCTGGGCGGGGCCCTGGCCGCTGCCCTGGGCATGTTCTTGCCGGGCGCGGTGGGGGCCATGTGGCTGGTGTGGGGCTGGGCCTGGATGTCCAGAGCCCAGTGGAGCCGGGCCCTGCGCAAGGCGTTGGTGCCCATCAGCATGGGCCTGGGCGCCAGCATGGTTCTGGTGCTGGTTCAGCTCAGCGTGGACTCACTCTTCTGGGGCCTGGGGGTGCTCCTGGCCTGTTACCTGATTTACCGCGGTGTGAGTGTGGTAATCGTAATTGCTGGAGGGGGGCTGTTGGGGCTGCTGACGGGGCTTTTGTAA
- a CDS encoding metallophosphoesterase family protein, translated as MHYVVGDIHGCLQPLIRLLQREGFIGEGLEWIGGSNQLWFLGDYTDRGPDGVGVIELLMRLELEATAAGGAVHALLGNHDLMLLAAHHFTDTEIPSFKRQGQSVTFREIWKQVGGQARDLERLNEAHIEWLSNRPALALVENTLLMHADSLFYLEWGESLAQINRNLYDILHSDRVETWDLLAEQFSSRFAFLEGGTALTEEFLGQLGGHRLVHGHTPIYSLIGYPPQRVFYPLEYNDGLCFNVDHALWRGGPGFTFHLGP; from the coding sequence GTGCACTACGTCGTCGGCGACATCCACGGCTGCCTTCAGCCCCTCATCCGGCTCCTGCAACGCGAGGGCTTCATTGGCGAGGGGCTTGAGTGGATCGGGGGTTCCAATCAGCTCTGGTTCCTGGGGGACTACACCGACCGCGGCCCCGATGGGGTGGGGGTGATTGAGCTTTTGATGCGCCTGGAGCTCGAGGCTACCGCTGCCGGCGGTGCCGTGCACGCCCTTCTGGGCAATCACGACCTGATGCTGCTGGCCGCGCACCACTTTACCGATACCGAGATTCCCAGCTTCAAGCGCCAGGGCCAAAGCGTGACTTTTCGCGAGATCTGGAAACAGGTCGGCGGCCAGGCCCGGGATCTCGAGCGCCTGAACGAGGCCCATATTGAGTGGCTCTCCAACCGCCCCGCCCTGGCCCTGGTCGAAAACACCCTGCTGATGCACGCCGACAGTTTGTTTTACCTGGAATGGGGTGAGAGCCTGGCGCAGATCAACCGCAACCTGTACGACATCCTGCACTCGGACAGGGTTGAAACATGGGATCTTCTGGCCGAGCAGTTTTCCAGCCGGTTTGCTTTCCTCGAGGGGGGCACCGCCCTGACCGAGGAATTTCTGGGGCAACTGGGCGGCCACCGGCTGGTACACGGCCACACCCCTATCTACAGCCTGATTGGCTACCCGCCCCAGAGGGTGTTCTACCCGCTGGAGTACAACGATGGCCTGTGCTTCAACGTGGATCACGCCCTGTGGCGCGGTGGGCCGGGGTTTACATTCCACCTGGGCCCCTAG
- a CDS encoding C45 family autoproteolytic acyltransferase/hydolase: MLPYLQLSGPPYEQGHQQGTAWAGQIAHNLELYFHRFEVECKLSPSEARERGARYFQAIREQNPAYAQGLEGIAAGSGQPLVDIATLNVRYEIVYHQFAQDTPPVYPAREAPNGCTAFALMPAHSADGHLWLGQNWDWMEGVQGALQHITEPDGTRILAFTEAGIFGGKIGLNSHGLGLCINGLVSVGDNWAGLGKPFHLRTYEALRQKTLEAAQAVVLEEPRTASGNFLLGQGAQAVDIEVSPQGVCRWQDERQLVHANHYLAPERYGIEVPPIEWLDRSHHRAERLALRLGEVEKPGLEDLKAALSDRDGAPYAVCRTASPEEYALGEPYRTIVSVIMNLGTKELWISDGPPHENPYVHYQV, from the coding sequence ATGCTACCTTATCTGCAACTCTCCGGCCCGCCCTACGAGCAAGGCCATCAGCAAGGAACCGCCTGGGCCGGGCAAATCGCCCACAACCTCGAGCTCTACTTTCACCGCTTCGAGGTGGAGTGCAAGCTCTCCCCCAGCGAGGCCCGCGAACGGGGGGCCCGCTACTTCCAGGCCATCCGGGAGCAAAACCCAGCCTACGCCCAGGGCCTCGAGGGCATCGCCGCGGGGTCGGGGCAACCCCTGGTCGATATCGCCACCCTCAACGTGCGCTACGAGATCGTCTATCATCAGTTCGCCCAGGACACCCCCCCGGTCTACCCGGCCCGCGAGGCCCCCAACGGCTGCACCGCCTTTGCCCTGATGCCCGCCCACAGCGCCGACGGCCACCTGTGGCTGGGCCAGAACTGGGACTGGATGGAAGGGGTACAGGGGGCCTTGCAGCACATCACCGAGCCCGACGGAACCCGCATCCTGGCCTTTACCGAGGCCGGTATTTTTGGTGGCAAGATCGGGCTCAACTCCCACGGTCTGGGCCTGTGCATCAACGGGCTGGTCTCGGTGGGCGACAACTGGGCCGGGCTGGGCAAACCCTTCCACCTGCGCACCTACGAGGCGTTGCGGCAAAAAACCCTGGAGGCCGCCCAGGCCGTGGTGTTGGAAGAACCCCGCACCGCCTCGGGCAATTTCCTGCTGGGGCAGGGGGCCCAGGCCGTGGATATCGAGGTCTCCCCCCAGGGCGTCTGCCGCTGGCAGGACGAGCGCCAGCTGGTGCACGCCAACCACTACCTGGCCCCCGAGCGCTACGGCATCGAGGTGCCGCCCATCGAGTGGCTCGACCGCTCGCACCACCGGGCCGAGCGCCTGGCCCTGCGGCTGGGCGAGGTGGAAAAACCCGGCCTGGAAGACCTCAAAGCGGCCCTATCCGACCGGGATGGCGCCCCTTATGCGGTCTGCCGCACCGCCAGCCCGGAGGAATACGCGCTGGGCGAGCCCTACCGCACCATCGTTTCGGTGATTATGAACCTGGGAACAAAGGAGCTCTGGATATCCGACGGGCCCCCGCACGAGAACCCCTACGTGCACTACCAGGTTTAG
- a CDS encoding PIN domain-containing protein yields MKYRYLVDTNLLIYPLDARDPRKQQQAANVLLELVQEGRAALPVQALSEFASVALRRLEPPLSPQQVGLEVERLMQAFPVLPLTAPVVLEALRGVTQHRLSYYDAQVWATARLYQVPLVLSEDFPTGAVLEGVRFLNPLEDALG; encoded by the coding sequence GTGAAATATCGCTATCTGGTGGATACCAACCTCCTGATCTACCCCCTGGATGCTCGAGACCCCCGTAAACAGCAGCAGGCTGCCAATGTGCTCCTCGAGCTAGTCCAGGAGGGTCGGGCAGCCCTACCGGTGCAGGCCCTGAGCGAGTTTGCCAGCGTAGCCCTGCGCCGCCTCGAGCCGCCCCTGAGCCCGCAACAGGTGGGGCTCGAGGTCGAGCGGCTGATGCAGGCCTTTCCGGTGCTTCCCCTCACCGCGCCGGTGGTGCTGGAGGCCCTGCGGGGCGTAACCCAGCACCGGCTCAGCTACTACGACGCCCAGGTCTGGGCCACGGCCCGACTCTACCAGGTGCCCCTGGTGCTTTCGGAGGACTTTCCCACGGGGGCGGTGCTGGAGGGGGTGCGGTTTCTTAATCCGCTGGAGGATGCGCTTGGCTAA
- a CDS encoding chromate transporter, whose protein sequence is MKVPRSRLFLAFLQVGLVAFGGGGQAQIYQSIVLKHRWMEEREFLETTALCRILPGPVFANTAAHIGTRLGGVLGGVLALLGVLTPGASLMLLLSFAYFRFGAVPGSLAEHALNGVAAAAIGLILATMLRQAPIALDSLKAIGLALVVFVTYGLLHWPLLLVLLLTVPVGMGLYWSEAAENPAHHRAGQGMEADGRG, encoded by the coding sequence GTGAAGGTGCCGCGCAGCCGACTGTTTCTGGCTTTTTTGCAGGTGGGTTTGGTGGCTTTTGGCGGGGGTGGACAGGCCCAGATTTATCAGAGCATCGTGCTCAAGCACCGCTGGATGGAGGAGCGGGAGTTTCTGGAAACCACCGCGCTGTGCCGCATCCTGCCGGGGCCGGTGTTCGCCAACACCGCGGCCCACATCGGAACGCGCCTGGGTGGGGTGCTGGGGGGGGTGCTGGCCCTGCTGGGGGTCTTGACCCCGGGGGCCTCCCTGATGCTGCTGTTGAGCTTTGCCTATTTTCGCTTTGGGGCGGTGCCCGGCTCGCTGGCCGAACACGCCCTCAACGGGGTGGCGGCGGCGGCCATCGGGCTGATTCTGGCTACCATGCTGCGCCAGGCCCCCATCGCGCTGGACTCCCTCAAGGCCATCGGGCTGGCCCTGGTGGTGTTTGTGACCTATGGCCTGCTGCACTGGCCGCTGCTGCTGGTGCTGCTGCTCACGGTGCCGGTGGGGATGGGCCTGTACTGGTCGGAGGCCGCAGAAAATCCGGCCCACCATCGGGCAGGCCAGGGGATGGAGGCCGATGGCCGTGGGTGA
- a CDS encoding macro domain-containing protein has translation MARIQVAQGDITEFAGDAIVNAANNHLILGSGVAGAIRRRGGPSIQGECDRHGPIRVGEAALTGAGQLPVRKVIHAAVLGDQPATLDTVRSATQAALRLALEHRLYRLAFPLLGTGVGGLGVPQVAEVMLDELEAAPDPLEITLYGYSQADAEAIRQALARRR, from the coding sequence ATGGCCCGCATCCAGGTGGCCCAGGGTGACATCACCGAGTTTGCCGGCGACGCCATCGTCAACGCAGCCAACAACCACCTCATTCTGGGAAGTGGCGTGGCCGGGGCCATCCGGCGCAGGGGCGGCCCCAGCATTCAGGGGGAGTGTGACCGCCACGGGCCCATCCGGGTGGGCGAGGCGGCCCTCACCGGGGCCGGCCAGCTACCCGTGCGCAAGGTGATTCACGCGGCGGTGCTGGGCGACCAGCCCGCTACCCTGGACACCGTCCGCAGCGCTACCCAGGCCGCCCTGCGGCTGGCCCTGGAGCACCGGCTCTACCGGCTGGCCTTTCCCCTGCTGGGCACCGGGGTGGGCGGGCTGGGCGTGCCCCAGGTGGCAGAAGTTATGCTGGACGAGCTCGAGGCCGCCCCCGACCCGCTGGAGATCACCCTGTACGGCTACAGCCAGGCCGACGCCGAGGCCATCCGGCAGGCCCTGGCCCGGCGCCGCTAA